A genome region from Streptomyces sp. S4.7 includes the following:
- a CDS encoding DoxX family protein, giving the protein MNVLLWILQALLAAGMLAAGGGKLAQPYGKTAESMAWAKSFSAGQVKTIAALEVLAALGLILPAATGIATVLTPLAAVGVALIMIGAVITHARRGEWPNVGGNIALLAIAIVIAWGRFGPYAW; this is encoded by the coding sequence ATGAATGTCCTCCTCTGGATCCTGCAGGCCCTGCTCGCCGCCGGGATGCTCGCCGCCGGCGGCGGCAAGCTCGCCCAGCCCTACGGGAAGACCGCCGAGTCGATGGCCTGGGCCAAGAGCTTCAGCGCGGGCCAGGTCAAGACCATCGCCGCACTGGAGGTGCTGGCCGCGCTCGGCCTGATCCTCCCGGCGGCGACCGGCATCGCCACCGTGCTCACGCCGCTCGCGGCCGTCGGCGTCGCACTGATCATGATCGGTGCGGTGATCACCCACGCCCGCCGCGGCGAATGGCCGAACGTCGGCGGCAACATCGCCCTGCTCGCCATCGCGATCGTCATCGCCTGGGGCCGCTTCGGCCCGTACGCCTGGTAA